The following proteins are encoded in a genomic region of Arachis stenosperma cultivar V10309 chromosome 4, arast.V10309.gnm1.PFL2, whole genome shotgun sequence:
- the LOC130976286 gene encoding rhamnogalacturonan I rhamnosyltransferase 1-like, producing MLASEKVENSKRLTIRPGIKVWLARAITTAIIWSIFAQMIALRELLGPILLMGMPYCFSSPVVFQIGEKSLVPTKVVLPPKRIYKNNGYLMVSCNGGLNQMRAAICDMVAIARQLNVTLIVPELDKTSFWADPSDFQDIFDVNHFITSLRDEVRILKQLPSRVKTRVEQGLSFSMSPISWSNITYYENQILPLLLKHKVVHLNRTDARLANNGLHTNIQKLRCHVNFNALRFTSQIEELGRRIVRILRERGPFIVLHLRYEMDMLAFSGCAHGCDIKEEEELTRMRYSYPMWKEKVINSELKRKEGLCPLTPEEIALTLTALGIDHNVQIYIAAGEIYGGEKRMASLLREFPNLVRKETLLQPSDLMNFQNHSSQMAALDYLVSLESDIFIPTYDGNMAKVVEGHRRFLGFKKTILLDRRLLVNLIDQYTNGLLSWDEFSIAIKEAHVYRMGSPKRRIAIPERPKEEDYFYSNPHECLQLIDESHETLESTLS from the exons ATGTTGGCTTCTGAAAAAGTTGAGAATTCAAAGAGGTTGACTATAAGGCCTGGAATCAAGGTGTGGCTTGCTAGAGCCATTACAACTGCAATAATTTGGAGTATTTTTGCTCAAATGATTGCTCTGAGGGAATTGTTGGGGCCAATTCTGTTAATGGGCATGCCTTATTGTTTCAGTTCCCCTGTTGTGTTTCAAATTGGTGAAAAGTCTTTGGTTCCAACCAAGGTTGTTCTGCCACCAAAAA GGATTTACAAGAACAATGGTTATCTTATGGTCTCATGCAATGGTGGACTCAACCAAATGAGAGCAGCA ATATGTGATATGGTTGCTattgcaagacaattaaatGTCACTCTCATAGTTCCTGAGCTGGATAAAACCTCTTTCTGGGCTGATCCAAG TGACTTCCAAGACATATTTGATGTGAATCATTTCATTACATCCTTGCGAGACGAGGTTCGGATATTAAAGCAACTACCATCAAGGGTGAAGACAAGAGTTGAACAAGGACTGTCCTTCTCAATGTCTCCTATTAGCTGGTCTAACATCACATACTATGAAAATCAG ATCCTTCCTCTCTTGCTGAAACACAAGGTTGTGCACCTAAATAGAACTGATGCTCGGCTTGCGAATAATGGACTGCATACCAACATTCAGAAGCTGCGCTGCCATGTTAATTTCAATGCTTTGAGGTTTACTTCCCAGATAGAAGAGCTTGGTAGAAGGATAGTGAGGATTTTGAGAGAAAGAGGACCCTTCATTGTACTTCACCTTAGATATGAGATGGACATGTTAGCCTTTTCTGGCTGTGCTCATGGTTGTGACatcaaggaggaggaggaactTACAAGAATGAG ATATTCTTATCCTATGTGGAAGGAAAAGGTCATTAATTCTGAGCTTAAGAGGAAGGAAGGTTTATGCCCTTTAACACCTGAGGAAATTGCTCTAACATTAACAGCACTAGGCATAGATCATAATGTTCAAATTTATATTGCTGCTGGTGAAATATATGGTGGAGAGAAAAGGATGGCAAGTTTACTCAGAGAGTTTCCTAATCTG GTAAGGAAGGAAACTCTGCTGCAACCTTCAGATTTGATGAATTTCCAGAATCACTCATCACAAATGGCTGCATTGGATTATCTTGTGTCCCTGGAAAGTGATATATTCATTCCAACATATGATGGCAACATGGCCAAGGTTGTCGAAGGCCACCGCAG atttcTAGGATTCAAAAAGACTATACTACTGGATAGAAGGCTTCTGGTAAACTTAATAGATCAGTACACTAATGGTTTATTGAGCTGGGATGAGTTCTCCATTGCTATTAAGGAAGCTCATGTCTATAGGATGGGAAGCC